The window AAAAAGGACCAGATGTCCAATGACACAAAAAAGCACCCAAAGTAGTGACAGACGGTGGACTTACTAAAATGTTGTTGTATTGTCAGTGATAAATCCATCAACTAGTGGTTCAAAAGAAATACAATACCTGGAAGCAAAAACCAAATCATATCAGTTATGAATTACAATTATAATGCCATTTAAATATGCTCACATTACCCAAATACCCAAATTAACCATTCTTTTGTATGCCTATTGTCCATGCAACTtcggagatgagtggaaaactcTAATCTGTTTAGACTGGCTACAAGCCTACTGGCCACCAATAAAAATGTATCATGTCTTCAAAGTCAAAAACCTACATCATCTTCCCCCAAAATGTCTATTTCTCTGAAATAGGTGACTGGTGTTTCTAATTGGACAGACTACATGGAACCATGAACCCTTTGAATGCCACAGCATTGATAGACATATGTGTTTTGTTTTGAAAGGCAGATTTAATTGAGGAATGTATACAATCCATCCATAGGCCTGTCTGTGTGTTGCTGGGCAAGCGGGTTACAATGGCTGGCCATCTGTGGCAGTCTGAATGAGTACATAACAGCCTGGGAGGAATGCTCGGATCATCAGAACACAGAACTGCTGATGAGGGGAAATATTTGCCCCGGATCGACTGATATGCATTTACAGAGGGCTTTATATCACCAATACAtagatacaacacaacaacagatcCCAGCTGCATTACTCTACCTGTTACAAACTCCTGTTTGGACATTAAGTGGTTTTACAAACTTTGAAAACAAGGACCTATTTTCCCCATGTTAAAACACAGGCAGGCTGTTACTGTCAAATCTATGATCACTATGATTACCACAGTATCCCAATCTATCGATTTTATGGTGCATTGTTGCTGAATGTAGCCCATATTAGCTCAACTCAAATCACTGGCCTTCTACAGTTCAATATTAATTTCAATAGATGACTCCATGGTCGTTATGCCTGGCCTAGCCTACTCAATAACGCGCTGGTATCAAAGTGGTGCAATACCCCTCTATAATGACAGTATGTGTCGAGCTGCACATTATATGTGTTGATCCTTTTGAGGTTTTGATGAAATACCGTCTGTCACCTGTGACAATAGAGAAGCTGCCAGACGCGCATTGTGCTCCTTGGCACTGGCTATTGACGGGGATCAGCGGCATTGTGTTCCAGCGGCCGCACCATTTAACTTTTTGACCACACTGACCCAAGTTATTTAAATATATAAACCTTAGGCAGTAGATATCCTAACAGAATACCTATTGATACACTAATTGATTGCAGGCTAAGCCAAGTCAACATCAATCGCATTGGAATTGGTGAGCGTAAAAGTGTCTACTTGGCGTTCCCAAATAAGCGTAAGGACAGGGTGGATGGACAGACTCCCTAAGCCTTGGCCACTTGAAGCAATATCCGGTGGTCACTGAAGCTATCCCTATTTTGAAAGGCTTGGAAAATCCTACAGACCTTCCCAGGTAGAAAgatccctccccttccctctcactcCCCAGCTCTGACAGCTTACCAATCTCCTTTGAAAGCGGCCGGCCAAAAACGTTTTCCCGGAAGCGTCGCGATCTGCGTTCTCTTCTTTTCTCCCGCGGGGTCCGAGGCCAGGCGTgcgcgagagaaagagagcgaacaagagagagagagagacagcgcgagGGTGAGCAAAGCGATGCTAGTCTAAGGGCGCGTGTGGAACCTGGAGATGGGGTCCCGCAAAGCGCAGCGGCTGCGTCCCGTGCCCAGCCATCGCTACTGTCACATTGTGTGACCATCCATGAGTGCACGCGtgggggagggtggagggtgggggtGGCGTCGCACACCCCTCAATCCCCGTAACCTCCCATCCCACCCTGCCACCCTGCTCTTCTGAAATTCCACACCAGGACTCCAAAATGTTGCATGGCGTCTCCGCGCTCAGGGGGAAAACGATGGCCTTCACTATGTTGGAGAGTAGGCATAAATGCATATAGATGAGTTATAGTACAGGACTGGATGTTCCTCTCCTATATTATCTGTACTATCTGAACATCTTCTTTGTGCACTTTGTATATTTTTTGTAGTACTCTATTTTACATTTGTGCTATctgaaaataatatatataatacatcACATCTCATGATTAAGTGCTGCGATGTGCTTCCTCAGGCCCACTAACACAACCACATGATTTCTGACCACTCACCATCACCCAAATTGTGAAATGCAGCTTTGCTAAAATGTGTCTCAATGATCCGACAGTATATCAAATatctaatatttttttatttcacaagtttttaaaacacacacatcctctgtagGTCATTGCATAAGTCTTTACTCGTAGTACTCTACTGTGATTCTGCGAATGCCATTGTCAGTGTATTTACAATGTTATCTCTTCATTACCAACATCACAATTCCATAGGAGCAAtacaaactgtctgtctgtctgtctgtctgtctgtctgtctgtctgtctgtcttcgcCTATGAGTGGTCAGTGGCCATGTGTGAatattggccactagatggcggaGTGACTCCAGTGACTAGGGAAGGAGATCTTCTGTGCATGTCTGGAGTGGACTACACAGTGTTCACACATGTTTATGAttcggtgtgtttgtgtgtgtactgtaggctACTTATGTTTTGCACGTCTGTGTGTGAATATGTACGCTGTGTCTATAGCTCCTCCGTCCTCACACCGCCTTGCTGCAGGTGGACCCAGACGAAGAGGACGACAACAACTTCTCATTCTTCTTGTTCTGCTGCAGAGTCTTGTCTTTGGAAGAGGTTGAGGAACAGTTTGCACCCTTCCCTTTCTGTTTCCCTCCTCTGCGTTGTGATGACGGGCACCGAGCGATAGCCTTGGcgaccaggtaggccagttcggCCATGTTGAGAGCCATACAGACGCAGGAGGAGGCGGCCATGAAAACGGTGAAGACAGTTTTTTCTGTGGGGCGGGAGACAAAGCAGTCCACCACATTAGGACAGGGCCACTGGTCACACTGGACCAGCCTGGGCATCTGGAAGCCGTCGTACAACACGTACAGAGCATACCTGGAGAACGAAGGGGAAGATAAAGGCTTAGAACTACAGATGTAGCATCTTTATTTCAGCCAGTTTGCAACAGCGGGTAAATAATCCTACAGCAACAGGACGTGTGAATTATTTTGTTGATTATAATGAATGgatatttttgtaggggttgatatattTTTCGTAAAGGGAAAATCAtgtctgacatttcaaagtggaaattacaaacttcagaagcctttttaacctcaaatacactacaagattgacatttcctgcattgcgggaacattctcctgcaacagggtgatcaaattaagatcttacactTGTACATGGTGATgtccctcggagtgtggtgtcaggaaaataacctcacacttaacgtcaacatcaacaaaactaaggagatgattgtggacttcaggaaacagtagagggaacaccccctatccacatcgatggaacagtagtggagagggtagcaagttttaagttcctcggcatacacatcacagacaaactgaattggtccactcacacagacagcgttgtgaagaaggcgcagcagcgcctcttcaacctcaggaggctgaagaaattcagcttgtcaccaaaagcactcacaaacttctacagatgcacaatcgagagcatcctggcgggctgtatcaccgcctggtacggcaactgctccgccctcaaccgtaaggctctccagagggtagtgaggactgcacaacgcatcaccgggggcaaactacctgccctccaggacacctacaccacccgatgttacaggaaggccataaagatcatcaaggacatcaaccacccgagccactgcctgttcaccccgctatcatccagaaggcgaggtcagtacaggtgcatcaaatctgggaccgagagactgaaaaacagcttctatcccaaggccatcagactgttaaacagccaccactaacattgagtggctgctgccaacacactgacattgacactgacccaactccagccactttaataatgggaattgatgggaaatgatgtaaatatatcactagccactttatacaatgctaccttatataatgttacttaccctacattattcatctcatatgcatacgtatatactgtactctatatcatcgactgcatccttatgtaatacatgtatcactagccactttaactatgccactttgtttactttgtctacatactcatctcatatgtatatactgtactcgataccatctactgtatgctgccctgtaccatcactcattcatatatccttatgtacatattctttatccccttacactgtgtataagacagtcgttttggaattgttagttagattacttgttggttattactgcattgtcggaactagaagcacaagcatttcgctacactcgcattaacatctgctaaccatgtgtatgtgacaaataaaattggatttgatttgatttgatttatttgtcATGAATCTTGAGGAAGTGTATCTACATCTTATTCTTAAGCGTTTgtatgtcatggaggtggttcaTTGAGCTACACTCAAGTAACGTGTCTGCCTGAAATAAAGACTTGTTAGGCTTTGCTCAGTGAGCTAACACAGTACGTACATGAAGCCTCCCTCGAACAGCAGGCGGAAGACCAGACTACAGGCGTACGTCCACCACAACGGCCCGGCGATTGGCAGCCTCCGCCTCCTCAGACTCTCTAGCTCAGCCTCCTGGGCCGCCTGGGCCTTGTCGCTGCGGCAACGCCCCCCGACTGAACCCTGCTGCAGGACCTGGCGTTTGTCGCCGTGATTACGGTAGGCCACGTACATGGCGACGAGGAGAGCGGGCGTGGAGACGAAGACAAGCTGCAGACACCAGAGCCTGATGTGGGACACGGGGAAGAAGTGGTCGTAGCAGACGTTCTCGCAGCCCGGCTGCAGGGTGTTGCAGACAAAGTCACTCTGTTCGTCCCCCCAGACGCTTTCGGCCGCCAGGACCAGCACGGTGACACGGAAGATGAAGAGGACAGACAGCCACACCTTCCCCAGGCTGGTGGAGTGGCGGTTCACACCAGCCAGCTGGGCATACAGGGTCCCCCAGGTCATCTCTCCTGCTCCTCTGgcccagaacacacacctctaccctggggagagaccagaggagagagggggtgagagctgGATCGAAGTAGGGAGAgttggagggaagagagaggaaggaggagataaGAAAATATTAGGTACAGGGTCCCCAAGCTCATCGTTCCTCTGCTGCCCATGAACAATCCACTCTACtctaggaagagaggagaggagaaggggggtgaaagttgaggttaaaaaaataaatagagagggaggagaataagaatgagatgagaggaggaagtatagagatgagaggaggaagtatagagatgagaggaggaggagagagagacagaaagagaactGAATACAGTTGCTTGGCTAGACCAGTGCCAATGTTATAATGAACTATTGATCCAGCCAACATTTCTAATGTGTAGTACTCTAAGAAAAAGGGGTTCTTTGTCTTTCCCCATTGGGAAAGGTTCCAAATCAAACACTttagggttccatgtagaaccgtggaaagggttcttcatggaaccaaaaagggttcttcctggaaccaaaTAGGTTCTCCCTTGTACCAAAAGGGTTTCTACAAaggtttctcctatggggacagtcaaaACACTAAGTTTTAATAACTGCACTATAACTGCACGTTACATTCACCTCTCGAAGACACAcaatattcacatcaatg is drawn from Oncorhynchus keta strain PuntledgeMale-10-30-2019 chromosome 37, Oket_V2, whole genome shotgun sequence and contains these coding sequences:
- the LOC118370014 gene encoding gap junction beta-2 protein-like, translated to MTWGTLYAQLAGVNRHSTSLGKVWLSVLFIFRVTVLVLAAESVWGDEQSDFVCNTLQPGCENVCYDHFFPVSHIRLWCLQLVFVSTPALLVAMYVAYRNHGDKRQVLQQGSVGGRCRSDKAQAAQEAELESLRRRRLPIAGPLWWTYACSLVFRLLFEGGFMYALYVLYDGFQMPRLVQCDQWPCPNVVDCFVSRPTEKTVFTVFMAASSCVCMALNMAELAYLVAKAIARCPSSQRRGGKQKGKGANCSSTSSKDKTLQQNKKNEKLLSSSSSGSTCSKAV